A region from the Drosophila bipectinata strain 14024-0381.07 chromosome 3R, DbipHiC1v2, whole genome shotgun sequence genome encodes:
- the LOC108130375 gene encoding uncharacterized protein produces the protein MSQAETIENPNVHLVIPQWLNEAKFESLIAKDEPKAGRILTFTPVAAVPPGGNFTSVMIRVFLDLELKDGSQQRKSYVVKTTLDADKGGKAINEFRYFHKEQQMYSTYLPAFEKLYRDAGHPIKLAPKCLEIGEIEGNLYFIFEDLAIQGYLSAERTKGLDLSHMRLSLQKLAQLHAASVVYQNRHGPYPADFEHGFIKKDNIEYSLRGFNIKYPELQAGMKSWGLDESYLKKVPTSKQYGAIGLESLNVDPEDFNVLTHGDFSANNLLYKYDLNGDLQNAFLLDFQLCKWGSPAQDLLFLLTLSPEKELRIREFDNFVRIYWEYLIEYLGILKYLKPMPKLRDLHGAITKKNNTFYAFFPAINHLPTCLLPSTKESNLHSLMSKDEVGRNFRTRMYTNPAYVEVIRELYPFFCNRGLFNFEDFEEQ, from the exons ATGTCGCAGGCCGAGACGATTGAAAACCCCAACGTACACCTCGTCATACCGCAGTGGTTGAACGAGGCCAAGTTCGAATCCTTGATAGCAAAGGATGAGCCTAAAGCCGGAAGGATTCTCACGTTTACCCCAGTGGCTGCTGTGCCACCAGGCGGAAACTTTACGTCTGTCATGATAAGAGTATTCTTGGATTTGGAGCTAAAAG ATGGCAGTCAACAGAGAAAATCTTATGTAGTCAAGACCACTCTGGATGCGGATAAAGGTGGCAAGGCGATAAATGAGTTCCGCTACTTTCACAAAGAGCAGCAAATGTACTCCACCTACCTGCCTGCGTTTGAAAAACTCTATCGCGACGCTGGACATCCCATCAAACTGGCGCCAAAGTGTCTGGAAATCGGCGAAATAGAGGGAAAcctttactttatttttgagGACCTCGCCATCCAAGGATACTTAAGTGCGGAACGAACCAAGGGACTGGACCTGAGTCACATGAGGCTTTCCCTGCAGAAACTGGCGCAGCTCCATGCCGCCAGCGTGGTCTACCAGAACCGCCATGGACCCTACCCTGCTGACTTTGAACATGGCTTTATAAAAAAGGACAATATTGAGTATAGTCTGCGTGGATTTAATATCAAATATCCGGAGCTACAGGCAGGCATGAAGTCTTGGGGCTTGGATGAGAGTTATCTGAAAAAAGTT CCCACTTCTAAGCAGTATGGCGCTATCGGTTTAGAATCTCTAAACGTCGATCCCGAAGACTTTAATGTCCTCACCCATGGTGACTTTTCTGCGAATAATCTTTTGTACAAATACGATCTGAATGGAGACCTACAGAATGCCTTTCTATTGGATTTTCAGCTCTGCAAGTGGGGCAGTCCAGCCCAAGATCTTTTATTCCTCCTAACCCTATCACCCGAGAAAGAGCTGCGCATCCGAGAGTTTGACAACTTTGTGAGGATCTACTGGGAGTATCTCATCGAGTACCTTGGCATCCTCAAATACTTGAAACCGATGCCCAAGCTGAGAGATCTCCATGGCGCCATCACTAAAAAGAATAACACCTTTTATG CATTTTTCCCTGCGATAAATCACCTTCCCACCTGCCTCTTGCCGAGTACCAAGGAAAGTAACCTACACAGTCTCATGTCCAAGGACGAAGTGGGCAGGAACTTCCGAACCAGAATGTACACCAACCCCGCCTATGTGGAGGTTATTAGAGAGTTGTATCCATTTTTCTGCAATAGAGGGCTCTTCAACTTTGAAGATTTTGAAGAACAGTAA